One stretch of Desulfomonile tiedjei DNA includes these proteins:
- a CDS encoding 1-deoxy-D-xylulose-5-phosphate reductoisomerase codes for MKGISILGSTGSIGIQTLDIVRLHPDTFRVVAVAAGSNLDLLEQQTREFHPSLISCGSEKSALEMKQRLADYSGHLWIGHSAEGLETVATAADAEIVVAGLPGSTGLQPTFAAVHAGKDVALATKEVLVMAGALFMATVRKNSVNLLPVDSEQSAIFQCLQGNQDNEIRRIILTASGGPFRDMPESEMGSVTREQALNHPRWKMGPKVTVDSASLMNKGLEVIEAAWLFDVPGRRIEVVVHPQSIVHSMVEFKDGSIMAQLGATDMRIPIGYALAFPQRITSGTEALDFPRLGSLTFLEPDWSKFPLLKAAYQALEAGGSSSVVLNAADEVAVDLFLAAKVPFNHIPRIVLESLETIAPARVETLEQVVCLHEQVVARVREKWDRPGL; via the coding sequence ATGAAAGGCATCTCCATTCTTGGTTCCACAGGTTCCATCGGAATACAGACCCTGGACATCGTGCGACTTCACCCTGACACGTTCCGGGTGGTGGCTGTGGCCGCGGGGAGCAATCTGGATCTGCTTGAACAACAGACAAGAGAATTTCATCCGTCCCTGATTTCATGCGGAAGTGAGAAATCGGCCCTGGAGATGAAACAACGCCTGGCTGACTATTCCGGGCATCTCTGGATTGGCCACTCTGCTGAAGGACTGGAAACAGTTGCCACTGCCGCGGACGCGGAAATCGTGGTAGCGGGGCTTCCGGGTAGTACTGGCCTTCAGCCCACCTTTGCCGCGGTTCACGCGGGCAAGGACGTTGCACTGGCGACCAAGGAAGTGCTGGTAATGGCAGGGGCCCTCTTCATGGCCACAGTCCGCAAGAACAGTGTGAACCTGTTGCCGGTCGATTCCGAGCAATCCGCCATATTCCAGTGTTTGCAGGGAAATCAAGACAATGAAATTCGCAGGATAATCCTGACCGCGTCCGGCGGGCCTTTCCGAGATATGCCTGAATCGGAAATGGGCAGCGTGACCCGCGAACAAGCATTAAACCACCCCCGATGGAAGATGGGACCCAAGGTCACCGTGGATTCCGCGAGCCTCATGAACAAGGGCCTTGAGGTAATTGAAGCCGCGTGGCTTTTCGATGTTCCGGGTCGTCGGATAGAGGTCGTGGTCCATCCTCAGAGCATTGTTCACTCAATGGTGGAATTCAAAGACGGCTCTATTATGGCTCAACTCGGCGCCACGGACATGAGAATTCCGATCGGGTACGCACTCGCTTTTCCTCAACGCATAACTTCCGGGACAGAGGCCCTGGATTTCCCGCGGCTGGGATCTCTGACTTTCCTCGAACCGGACTGGAGCAAATTCCCATTGCTAAAGGCCGCGTATCAGGCCTTGGAGGCCGGCGGCTCCTCATCTGTGGTCCTGAACGCGGCCGACGAAGTAGCCGTGGATTTGTTTCTGGCCGCAAAAGTACCGTTCAACCACATTCCGCGGATTGTTCTGGAATCGCTGGAAACTATCGCGCCGGCCAGAGTTGAAACCTTGGAACAAGTGGTCTGTCTGCACGAACAGGTTGTGGCGCGGGTCCGCGAAAAATGGGATCGTCCCGGCCTTTGA
- the frr gene encoding ribosome recycling factor, whose amino-acid sequence MIDDLHKEMKDSMEKSIEALQKDLKRIRTGRASLALLDGLMVDYYGSSTPINQLATLSIPEARQIVIQPWDTNAFTDIEKAILKSELGLTPTNDGKVVRINLPPLTAERRKELVKVVKKMAEEYKVQVRNHRRDANEMLKDMKKEKQISEDDMRRAQERVQKTTDDLIARIDSVLSAKEEEIMEI is encoded by the coding sequence ATGATCGACGACCTGCACAAAGAAATGAAAGACTCCATGGAGAAGTCGATTGAGGCCCTGCAAAAGGACCTCAAAAGAATCCGCACAGGACGAGCTTCGCTGGCTCTCCTGGATGGGCTCATGGTGGATTACTACGGCAGCTCCACTCCCATAAATCAGTTGGCTACCCTTTCGATCCCGGAGGCGCGCCAGATAGTCATCCAACCCTGGGACACGAACGCATTCACCGACATCGAAAAGGCCATCCTGAAATCCGAGCTGGGGCTGACGCCGACGAACGATGGGAAAGTTGTCAGAATCAACCTCCCCCCCCTCACGGCCGAAAGACGAAAAGAGCTTGTCAAGGTAGTCAAGAAGATGGCTGAGGAGTATAAGGTCCAGGTTCGGAACCATCGGCGTGATGCCAACGAGATGCTCAAGGACATGAAGAAAGAGAAGCAGATCTCGGAAGACGACATGCGAAGGGCTCAGGAACGTGTCCAGAAAACCACGGACGATCTCATTGCCAGGATTGACAGCGTCTTGTCAGCAAAAGAAGAAGAGATCATGGAGATCTAA
- a CDS encoding UMP kinase, whose protein sequence is MSEPRGYSRALLKISGEAFAGDRGYGLDPDKTRWIARQLADARKMGCQLGVVVGGGNIMRGVDAASIGVPPLVGDQMGMIATVLNALALRSALEAGGVPARTMSAFPVGRFVEPFEREKALNYLAQGEVVVFAGGTGNPCFTTDSAASLRAVETDAQVMVKATQVPGVFDKDPKKHPGAVMFDVISAKEVIERGLAVIDATSVEILSRKRIPIIVLDLHVEGNIARALSGEKVGTIIE, encoded by the coding sequence ATGTCCGAACCGAGGGGATACAGCCGTGCGTTGCTGAAGATTTCGGGCGAGGCTTTTGCCGGTGACCGCGGTTACGGATTGGACCCCGACAAGACCAGGTGGATCGCACGACAGCTGGCTGATGCCAGAAAAATGGGCTGTCAACTGGGCGTGGTGGTCGGCGGTGGAAATATCATGAGAGGGGTCGATGCAGCATCCATCGGCGTGCCTCCGCTGGTCGGCGACCAGATGGGAATGATTGCCACGGTGTTGAATGCCCTGGCGCTGCGGTCAGCTCTCGAAGCCGGTGGAGTCCCGGCCCGAACCATGTCCGCCTTCCCTGTGGGCCGATTCGTGGAACCGTTTGAGAGAGAGAAAGCCCTGAATTACCTTGCGCAGGGCGAAGTCGTGGTCTTTGCGGGGGGAACCGGAAATCCGTGTTTCACGACGGATTCGGCCGCGTCTCTACGGGCTGTCGAGACCGACGCCCAGGTGATGGTAAAGGCCACCCAGGTTCCCGGCGTTTTTGACAAGGACCCGAAAAAACATCCCGGCGCGGTCATGTTTGATGTGATTAGCGCAAAGGAAGTCATCGAAAGGGGCCTGGCGGTAATAGACGCAACCAGCGTGGAAATCCTGTCCAGGAAGAGGATCCCCATAATAGTCCTTGATCTCCATGTGGAAGGAAACATAGCGCGAGCCTTGTCAGGCGAAAAAGTGGGGACCATCATCGAATAA
- the rpsB gene encoding 30S ribosomal protein S2 gives MSTITMKQLLEAGVHFGHQTRRWNPKMKQYIFGARNGIYIIDLQKTVRLFKKAYGFVHDTVAKGNSVLFVGTKKQAQDAIYEEAARAGQHFVNQRWLGGMLTNFSTIRQSIDRLNSLETILQKPEETNFTKKELVNIKRQYDKLYKNLSGIREMRRPPGAIFVVDPKKENIAVKEARKLAIPIVAIVDTNCDPDEIDHVIPGNDDAIRAIRLFASKIADACIEGRDSYEASLKEDIGEAEVPVERKTAEVEAPAEPAAEALAHEEAAAVESAPPAAAVEADEGVEEGAAKP, from the coding sequence TTGTCAACTATCACCATGAAGCAATTGCTCGAGGCGGGGGTCCACTTCGGCCACCAGACGCGGCGATGGAACCCCAAAATGAAGCAGTACATCTTCGGCGCCAGAAACGGGATCTACATCATAGACCTCCAAAAGACCGTCAGATTGTTTAAGAAGGCTTACGGCTTTGTCCACGACACTGTTGCCAAAGGTAACAGCGTCCTCTTCGTGGGCACCAAGAAACAGGCGCAGGATGCTATTTACGAAGAAGCCGCTCGTGCCGGACAGCATTTCGTGAACCAGCGCTGGCTGGGAGGAATGCTCACCAATTTCAGTACTATAAGGCAGAGCATTGACCGGCTCAACAGCCTGGAAACCATACTGCAAAAGCCGGAGGAAACGAACTTCACAAAAAAGGAACTTGTAAATATCAAGCGCCAGTACGACAAGCTTTACAAGAACTTGTCAGGAATCCGAGAGATGCGCAGGCCCCCCGGCGCGATCTTCGTCGTGGACCCCAAGAAAGAAAATATAGCGGTGAAAGAAGCCCGGAAGCTCGCAATCCCCATAGTGGCCATAGTGGATACCAACTGCGATCCGGACGAAATCGATCACGTGATCCCGGGGAACGACGACGCCATCAGAGCAATCCGCCTGTTCGCCTCGAAAATCGCGGATGCCTGCATCGAAGGACGTGACTCTTACGAAGCCTCTCTGAAAGAGGACATCGGTGAAGCCGAGGTCCCGGTGGAAAGGAAGACCGCGGAAGTCGAAGCACCGGCAGAGCCGGCTGCGGAAGCGCTCGCTCACGAAGAGGCGGCTGCGGTCGAGTCGGCCCCGCCTGCGGCCGCAGTTGAAGCGGACGAAGGCGTTGAAGAAGGTGCGGCAAAGCCCTAG
- a CDS encoding nuclear transport factor 2 family protein, whose translation MKKCDAVIGKHQGQPRWGAKSCRLAFTKLPCDFAKQITFAAILIGALCATLGLGQLYAHSKPPTTQDIIQLEQKWASAVSGHDVATLEKLLADNLTHIHATGRVETKAQFIDAIRSGDRKYAPIVPEDLNVRIFGDTAIVTGKFDLKVVSKGKEITGVNLFTHVFAKTPAGWQLVAHQATTLPAAK comes from the coding sequence ATGAAGAAATGCGACGCCGTTATTGGAAAACATCAGGGGCAACCTCGATGGGGAGCGAAGAGTTGCCGCTTGGCTTTCACAAAGCTGCCTTGTGACTTTGCGAAACAAATCACTTTTGCAGCTATTCTCATTGGCGCCCTTTGTGCCACGCTCGGTCTTGGCCAATTGTACGCACATTCAAAGCCGCCAACGACTCAGGACATTATTCAATTGGAGCAAAAATGGGCCTCGGCGGTTTCCGGCCATGATGTTGCGACTCTGGAAAAACTGCTTGCAGACAATCTTACCCATATCCATGCTACGGGCCGGGTGGAGACCAAGGCTCAATTCATCGACGCTATCAGGTCCGGTGACAGAAAGTATGCTCCAATTGTCCCGGAAGATCTCAATGTGCGGATCTTTGGTGACACAGCGATCGTGACGGGAAAGTTCGACCTGAAAGTGGTTTCCAAGGGGAAAGAGATAACGGGAGTGAACCTATTTACTCACGTGTTTGCCAAAACCCCGGCCGGCTGGCAGTTGGTAGCGCACCAGGCCACGACTCTTCCCGCGGCAAAGTGA
- a CDS encoding amidohydrolase, translated as MIIDVHTHLGDILVPNGGQLIFRKGVRKQRVLDLITVAEWGLYNTNPISEWFLSTLCENQVTKAARARNLTATLENFRQSMDRNRVAKSACMPIAPYVTFDDLKMASEADEGVIPFTSVDFSQEQDVGAVLPNNVAAGARGLKLHPIIQKEPLSSQRTLDVVEAFAVHKLPVLFHSGVQSYYLGEEKEEKQKPEYGASADAVKMCAAFPQVAFIVGHAGVFQYRETIDLFSHRKNVFVDISFQSPKKIKALVKAFGPERVLYGSDWPWGDRKTSIAAVAKACGGDKSVEQLIYHENAARLLRL; from the coding sequence ATGATCATAGACGTTCACACCCATCTCGGCGACATCCTCGTTCCCAACGGCGGCCAACTGATTTTCCGAAAAGGGGTGCGCAAGCAACGGGTCCTTGACCTGATTACCGTGGCGGAATGGGGCCTGTACAATACAAACCCCATTTCCGAGTGGTTCCTCAGCACTTTGTGCGAGAATCAGGTCACCAAGGCAGCGAGGGCTCGCAACCTGACTGCCACGCTGGAGAATTTCCGGCAGTCTATGGACCGGAACCGCGTGGCCAAGTCCGCGTGCATGCCCATAGCGCCTTACGTGACCTTTGATGACCTGAAGATGGCTTCGGAAGCCGATGAGGGAGTCATCCCGTTTACCAGTGTCGACTTTTCCCAGGAGCAAGATGTTGGGGCTGTACTTCCAAATAACGTGGCCGCTGGGGCCAGAGGGTTGAAACTTCATCCCATAATTCAGAAAGAGCCTCTTTCCAGCCAGAGAACTTTGGACGTGGTGGAGGCCTTCGCGGTTCACAAACTGCCGGTCCTTTTCCACAGTGGTGTTCAGTCTTACTATCTGGGCGAAGAGAAAGAGGAGAAACAAAAACCGGAATACGGCGCCTCGGCGGACGCAGTGAAGATGTGCGCCGCTTTTCCCCAAGTTGCGTTTATCGTCGGCCACGCCGGGGTGTTTCAATACCGGGAGACCATCGATCTTTTCAGCCATCGGAAAAACGTATTTGTAGACATCTCTTTTCAGTCCCCTAAGAAGATCAAGGCACTCGTGAAAGCTTTCGGCCCGGAGCGCGTCCTATATGGATCAGACTGGCCCTGGGGCGATCGAAAGACCAGCATAGCCGCTGTGGCCAAAGCATGCGGTGGCGACAAGTCCGTGGAGCAACTGATTTACCACGAAAACGCGGCAAGGCTCCTTAGGTTGTGA
- a CDS encoding phosphatidate cytidylyltransferase produces the protein MLRTRIISAAVALAILVPLLVWGGVTGVALIVAVCSGVAFGELSRSLPGLQSRLSRWLTFILGLAVIGAFYALPYRAVPAVVVFFPLVVVALHLFLYNFIENTLDSASQMIFVAGYVAVPLGHALLLARLDLGIAWVFYVLVVICLGDAGAYFAGKHFGKHRLSPNVSPSKTVEGLAGGVAGNFAGMLVMKAMVPGLLAIEPLALVTLLLAAAGPVGDLIASALKRRLAIKDFGTFLPGHGGVMDRADSLILAFPVVFYFLMLSGYAVPR, from the coding sequence ATGCTTCGAACGAGAATCATAAGTGCGGCTGTTGCCTTAGCAATCCTGGTCCCTCTCCTGGTGTGGGGCGGAGTGACGGGTGTGGCGCTGATCGTGGCCGTGTGTTCGGGTGTGGCCTTTGGCGAACTTTCGCGCAGCCTGCCGGGCCTTCAATCGCGGCTTTCCAGGTGGCTGACCTTCATTCTGGGATTGGCCGTCATCGGAGCATTCTACGCCCTGCCTTACCGTGCGGTTCCAGCGGTCGTGGTCTTTTTCCCTCTGGTGGTGGTGGCCCTTCATCTATTTTTGTACAACTTTATTGAGAATACCCTGGATTCGGCCAGCCAGATGATTTTTGTCGCGGGTTACGTGGCTGTCCCCTTGGGGCATGCTTTGCTCCTGGCCCGGTTGGACCTGGGCATCGCGTGGGTTTTTTACGTGCTGGTGGTCATCTGTCTTGGCGACGCGGGAGCATACTTCGCGGGCAAGCACTTCGGCAAACACAGGCTGTCGCCAAACGTCAGCCCATCCAAGACCGTCGAAGGATTGGCAGGAGGCGTGGCTGGTAATTTCGCCGGAATGCTCGTCATGAAGGCGATGGTTCCCGGGCTTCTCGCCATCGAGCCTCTTGCTCTTGTCACACTCTTGCTGGCAGCGGCAGGTCCGGTGGGCGACTTGATTGCGTCAGCGCTAAAAAGGCGCCTTGCCATCAAGGATTTTGGGACATTCCTGCCGGGGCACGGCGGAGTCATGGACAGAGCTGACAGCCTCATATTGGCCTTTCCTGTAGTGTTTTACTTCCTGATGCTTTCCGGATATGCGGTGCCTCGATGA
- the tsf gene encoding translation elongation factor Ts yields MDITAKMVKDLREKTGLGMMDCKQALVECKGDIDEAVDHLRKKGILKASKREGRATSEGRIASYIHMNGKIGVLVELNCESDFVARTEQFAELAKDLCMQVAASSPRWVTSDQVPEEVLAKEKEIYMTQAKEAGKPEKMLEKIAEGKLNKFYSEVCLMDQPFVKEPDKTVAALVTEKIAALGENITVGRFVRFQLGEIQ; encoded by the coding sequence ATGGACATTACCGCGAAGATGGTAAAAGACCTCAGAGAAAAGACAGGACTCGGAATGATGGACTGCAAGCAGGCCCTGGTGGAATGTAAGGGTGACATAGACGAAGCGGTCGATCATCTGCGTAAGAAGGGGATTCTCAAGGCATCCAAAAGAGAGGGCCGTGCCACATCAGAGGGCAGAATAGCCTCTTACATACATATGAATGGAAAGATCGGCGTCCTGGTGGAATTGAACTGCGAAAGCGACTTCGTTGCGCGAACCGAACAGTTTGCAGAGCTTGCCAAAGATCTTTGCATGCAGGTGGCGGCCAGTTCGCCCCGATGGGTGACGTCTGACCAGGTCCCTGAAGAGGTGTTGGCCAAGGAAAAGGAAATATACATGACCCAGGCCAAAGAGGCAGGCAAGCCGGAGAAGATGCTGGAAAAGATAGCTGAAGGCAAACTGAATAAGTTTTACTCCGAGGTCTGTCTTATGGATCAGCCCTTTGTCAAAGAGCCGGACAAGACCGTGGCGGCCCTGGTCACGGAAAAGATCGCAGCCCTGGGAGAAAATATCACTGTCGGACGTTTTGTTCGCTTCCAATTAGGCGAGATCCAGTAA
- a CDS encoding isoprenyl transferase, with the protein MDGNGRWARQRTLPRLEGHRQGAKAVRKAVEFSARNGIGYLTLYAFSTENWQRPQTEVSGLMKLLSQFVDSELEELHANDIRLRTVGELSRLPAKLVAKIEAAKERTAQNKSTVLSIALSYGGRQDILTAALKVARALRSGELDENLITEQTFAGFLDTAGLPDPDLLIRTGGEMRISNFLLWQCAYAELYFTPTLWPDFDEHAFLEAISAYNSRQRRFGKISEQIEAGEKAL; encoded by the coding sequence ATGGACGGTAACGGCCGATGGGCCAGGCAGCGGACACTCCCGAGGCTGGAAGGACATCGCCAGGGGGCAAAAGCCGTTCGGAAGGCTGTAGAGTTTTCCGCGCGAAACGGCATAGGATACCTGACCCTTTACGCTTTCTCGACAGAGAACTGGCAACGGCCTCAGACCGAGGTTTCAGGCCTCATGAAATTGCTGAGCCAATTCGTGGACTCCGAACTGGAGGAACTCCATGCTAACGATATCAGGCTCAGAACCGTCGGGGAACTAAGCCGGTTGCCGGCCAAGCTGGTGGCAAAAATAGAGGCGGCCAAGGAAAGGACCGCTCAAAATAAGTCCACGGTCCTGAGCATTGCCCTGTCTTACGGCGGCCGCCAGGACATCCTGACAGCCGCGCTTAAGGTGGCTCGTGCCTTGCGATCGGGCGAACTTGACGAGAATCTTATAACTGAGCAAACCTTTGCCGGTTTTCTCGATACCGCTGGGCTGCCTGACCCGGATCTCCTCATACGCACGGGCGGGGAGATGCGAATAAGCAATTTTCTTTTGTGGCAATGCGCTTACGCAGAACTTTATTTCACACCCACTCTTTGGCCCGACTTCGACGAACACGCGTTCCTCGAAGCCATTAGTGCCTACAACTCTCGCCAGCGAAGGTTCGGAAAAATCTCCGAGCAAATCGAAGCCGGCGAAAAAGCTTTGTAA